The genomic region GAGGTTTTCTGGCGGAATAAACGTGCGTAATGCCATGCCCGAAAGTAACGAGGTAGTTCGTACGCGGTGtcgggggggcggcgggcagggctcGCAGGGCCCCCCGGGGCGGGCAGCACACCTGCCGGGAGGCCCGGCCGGTGCTGGCAGCCGGGGAGCCGCTCTCTCCCCGGTTGGGGCCGGGcagagccgggccgggcccctTTCGTCCCGCCTGCGGTCCCGGCCGGCTGCGGGGCTGGAGCGGGATCGGGCCCGGGCGCACCTTCGctgtcccccgtgtccccacccCCGTCCCCAAAATCCCTGTGCGGCTTCTCGGTGAGCCCGGGGGAGCGGCTGCTTCCCAAATCGGCGGACTTGGATGCCGCCCGGTTTGCACGGCGGGCTTCTCAGCGCCGCCGAGACCGGCACCGGGCTCTTCTAGGCAGCCGGGGTCGGTTGGGGTTTGCTGTGGGCGCTCCCCGGTCGTGGCACTTGGAAGCATAAACTTAAAAGGGCAGAGTCCGCGTACACCGAAGTGTTGTTCTGCGGGGCTGAGGCGACGCTGTTGCCTGGGATTCACTTTTACGGTAGCATCCGAGGCTGAATAAATGCTCGTAAATGCCGCTACGGTCCTTTTTAGTATCGGGGAATTTCGGTAGCTGAGATAATGTCGAAGCAATTTCGAGATAGTTTATGTACCGTGGTGTCCCTTAAAATTCTCGAGAATAAAAATAACGCGTaggttttctttcccccctaCTAATGACAGTCATTCGGACAATTTATATCACACAGCGAGagctgcagcatttaaaaaaaaaaaaaaaaaaaaaaaagaaagaaaaaaaacacaggaaaagggGCAAAACCCCCCTTTGAAGCAGGAATTGAGATCCAAATTTTTACAGACTcccatatttttaatgttatgaCAATCTCCGTTTTAGGAGACGCTGCGTTTTGTCGAATTAATAAGATAAATGTTGAAAGCATATTACATGCAGCCTTTAATCCTAATGCAAGGAAAATCGTAATTATGTAGAGGATAAGTGAATTTGAAAGCCAAACATGAGCCCACTCTCTGATTGCAAACAACGCTCCGTTCGCCTCTGGAAAACGCTTTGTCTCTTCTTTTGTTTAGTTCAAGGGgctttaaattctatttttaattcccccccccccccgttttgTGTCTGAAATGACGGCGGTAAGGAAGGAACCGGCACATACTTTTCCGTGCGCTAAAAACCTTATTTTGGCACAGAGCATCTGCGgatgcttttgctttccaaaccTGCGTGCGTGTCCGTAAATACCCGCGCCCCGCGCCTGCGGGGGTGCGAGCCTGGGCGCTGCCACCGAGCACCGGGGCCGGCGAGCTCTGCGGCGGGCGGGGGCAgcccggccggggccgccccgtcGGCTGCGTGCTCCGCTCCGGACCGGGCGGGGACGCCGAACCGGGGAAGGCTCCGGCGGGGCTGCCCGCTGCCCGGCGGCACGTCGGGCCTCCGCCGGGCGCCTTCCCCGCCTCGGCCGCCGGCAGCCCAGAAGAGCCGGGTCTGCGGAGCCGGGCGGGCGTTTAAttcccccctccgcccccgccgCACGGGCACCCCGCCTGCCTTTGGATAAAacccggcgcggggggggggaaatttCGATTCGTGTGTCTGAGTGCTCCCCGCTGCCCGGCAGGTGAGAGGGCAGAGCGGGAAGGCGGCCGCCGGGACCCCGGCGCCAGGCGGAGCGGCCgtcgggcccccccccccggctccccgcccCGCACCCCCCTGCCAGGCCGGGCCGGAGCGGCGGCCCCCAAACCCGCAGGCTGCCACGGCAAAGGGtcggcgggggtgggggggggtgcgccccggcccgccccggcctttccccctccccactttctccccccccccgcaggtaCCCGGTGGcggaggagccaggtgaggggcgggcgggcgggcagcgaGCGGGCAGCCCCCGAAGGGGTTAAAGGGAGGGGACGTGGGCTGTCACGCGTCATTGGGCAGATTATGTGCAGCAAACAAaaagtgtgtgtctgtgtgccaGTCACTCACTGCATCGGGTCCATCTGCACCGCTCGCCTCCCCGGCCGCCTCCCCGCCTcgcccgcccgcgccccgccgccgcccgcgccccggcccccggcccgccgcctccccggccATGGAGCGGCACTGATACAATAGCGCCGGGGGCAGCGGAGGCAGGAGCCCGTCTTTGTGCCACTTGTCGGGGCGAGGATtaccttccccctctccctggTGAGTAACCCGCGGAGGGGCCCCCGCCATCCCCCAGCGCTGCCGCCGGGCCCAGCGCCCGGCCcgggggggagcggagcggagccgcgccgcgccggcgGGGTAGccccggaggaggaggagggaacaaTGCCGGGAGATGGCCGTGCCGGcggccggggcgcggcggcccTGCCCGGGATGCGGTGCCCGGCGGCTCCGGCTCGGTGATCGGCCCcggcgccgcccggcccggACAAAGGGCGGCCGGGGGGAGGCAgagccgcggggccgggggggggacgacCCGGGGAGACGGGGAGATGCGGGGTCGTGGGGAGCCGTGCGGGGCCCGGCGAGGGCGGGTGGAAAGTTTGGCGGGGGCCGCTCGCTGCCGTTCGTTTCGTTTGGCGAAATAATCCCTTCGGGGAAGGGATGCGTCGGGCAGCACCGTAACGAAGAGGGCGGCGGGGAGGCAGCGAACgcgccctccccccggcccccgttcccgggggggggggggggggccgggaaCCTCCGCCGCCCACGCCGCCTCTCCGGGGGGCGAAGTTCCCGGGGGCGCCGAGCTGCCGGTGGTCTCCcgaaagcggggggggggggggggggggggaaggcggctCGGCGGGGCCGTGCCCGGTGCGAGCGGCTTCGGGTGTAAACAGGCGCACCGAGAGAAACACAGATTTATTCCCGAGCGAGCCCCGAAATGAACGATTTCGATGCcagatggggtggggggaaggcagcCGTACGCTAATCGGGTCGGAAAGGGCAAGGGCACCCGCAGCCCGGCGCCTAGCTCCTTCCCCGGCCTCGGCATCGCGGAGCGCGGCGGGACGCGCGGGCAACCCGGCGGCCGCCgtcccgctgcccgccgcccgctGCCCGCACCCTGCCCGCCTCGCCTCCGCCTGCATCCGTCCCCTCCTACAGCACGGGAGCCGGGGCTCACCCTCCTCCATAAATAAGCGTGTCGAGGTAAAAATAATTAcctctgcttgctgcttttaattaaagtCTCGGAGGGAAAGTGCTGGATTATGGTAATGAGCAGACATACGTTCCCTCTTGTCGAGCGGAGCGGGAGGTGAGCTGACATGCAATCAGCGACAATGACAAGCCACTTGAAACCCATTCGCTCTGCTATTCTGTCACAGCCCGGAGACCGGCCCGGCTCCTCTCTTGCAGGGGCCCCGgagcccggggtggggggggacaccggCCGggagccccgctccccgcctcGGGCGGAGGCCCGCAGACGGCTGCCCCTTTTTGTCCGACCCCCGCCCGTGACCGGAGCCGGCCGCTGGGTtcccccgcccgctccccgcggcTGCCCGGTCGCTGCCCGGAGCCGGCTCCCGTCGCGCTCGCAGCCGGGCTCGCTGATAAATAAATCATCGCGGCAGCTTCCCCGCACCTCGCCTCCCGCTCGCGGAGCTCTTCGCcgcctttatttttttttccagagcgGCGAAAGTGCTCGCCTGcctcttattttcatttcttttttaatttttttgttaatcgtagtttttttcaaattttattttgtgttccCCGGCGGGTGGCGGCCGCATCTCCGCGCAGCGCTgcggcggggccccgccgcGCTGTAACGGCTCCGCTCGGCCCCTCTCTCCGCCCGCAGGCATGGAGGACGCCGGCGTCCAGAGGGGAATATGGGACGGAGACGCCAAGACGGTCCAGCAGTGCTTGACTGACATTTTCACCAGCGTTTACACCACCTGCGACATTCCGGAAAATGCCATTTTCGGCCCCTGCGTCCTGAGCCACACGTCCCTGTACGACAGCATTGCCTTCATCGCCCTCAAGTCCACCGACAAGCGCACCGTCCCCTACATTTTCCGGGTAAGAGCCGCTCCTCTGCCGGGCACAGCCGCTCGCCCCGCAGCCGGGGagccggcccgccgccgccaccgctcGCCCCGACGGCCGGTGCCCGAGCGCATCCCCGCCGCGGAGGGCAGCCCCGTCGGGCCGCCCGCTGCTTGCCACGGCCCCGCCGAGCCGGGCGGGAGCCTCCTCCGCCGCCGGCATGCTttcgccccgccgccggcgagGGCAGAGCCGCTCCCGCCGGCTGCCCGGCCCCGTTCcgtcggtcggtcggtcggtccGTCCGTCCGTGCGCGTTTATTGAAGCGGCGTTTGCAGGTGGACACGTCGGCGGCCAACGGCTCGTCGGAGGGCCTGATGTGGCTGCGGCTGGTGCAGTCGGCGCGGGAGCGGGAGGAGCAGAACCTGGAGGCCTACATCAAGAGCGGGCAGCTCTTCTACCGCTCCCTGCGCCGCATCGCCAAGGACGAGGAGCTGCTGGTGTGGTATGGCAAGGAGCTCacggagctgctgctgctcagccccgCCCGGGCCCCCGCCCGCAGCAACGGTGGGTGCCCCgcgcggccgccccgcgccccctcCCCACGGCCCCGGGTGACCGGGGGCCGCCGTGTcggggtggaggggggagaGGCTGGGCGGGGATCCCCGCCCGGGGTGACGGCGGGGcggtaggggggggggggaggcggccggCGTCGGGACCCCCCGCcacctttcctcttcctcccccgGGGAAAGCCCCGGTaccggctccggccccggctGACGGTGCCCCCGTCTCTGTGTGTCCCGTCCCGCGTGTGCGTGTGCCCGGCCGCAGGCTCGCCACCCTTCGCCTGCCCCGAGTGCAGCCAGCGCTTCCAGTTCGAGCTGCCCTTCGCCGCCCACCTCCGGTTCCGCTGCCCCAAGAGGCTGCACGGCCCCGACACCGGCCCCGCCGCCGAGGCCCCCGGCGGCAAGGAGGCGGCCGGCGGCAAGGAGCAGGAGGCCGGCAAGTACTGCAAGCCCGGCGGGCCGCTCCACCACCCCTTCCCCGGGGCCGACGGCGGCAGCGCCGCCGCCAGCACCAAGCCCTCCACGGACTTCCACAACCTGGCGCGGGAGCTGGAGAACTCCCGCGGCGGCCACGGCGGGTCCCCGGGGCGGCCGGCGCCCCCCGAGGGCGGCCCCGAGGCGGCGGCCGGGAAAGCCAAGCGGCGGTAccccgaggaggaggagcggggccccggggcggcggcgcggggccgctTCCCGGcggagcggccggggctgccctcgGCGCCCAAGGAGGAGCCGGTGTGCGCCCCGCAGCAGCAGTACCGGGCGGCCGGCTCCTACTGCGGCTTGGAGGAGGGCGGCCGCCTCTTCGCGCCGCCCAGCCCGGAGACGGGGGAGGCCAAGCGCAGCGCCTTCGTGGAGGTGAAGAAGGCGGCCCGCGGCCCCGAGcccgacggcggcggcggccccgagGAGGGCCAGGAGCGCGCCTCCCCCGCCGCtccgggggcgggcggcggcgagCCGGGGCTGTgcccccgcggcggccccgggggccCGCTGGCCGCCCGCCTGGAGGGGGGCAGCCCGGCTCGGGGCAGCGCCTTCACCACCGTGCCGCAGCtgggggggcggccccggcggcggggcggaggaGCGGAAGAGCGCCTTCTCCCAGCCCGCCCGCTCCTTCCCGCACGTCCCGCCGCTGGTGCTGGGCCAGAAGCTGGGCGGGCTGGGCGAGCCCTGCCCCGacggcgccgccgcccccgcccgcctctACGCCGCCGAGGCGCTGGCCGTCAAGCtgccgggcggcggggaggcggcgggcggcggcgggggcggcggcggcggcggggggggcggcggcggcggcggcggcggcggcggggggggggctgcccaaGCAGAGCCCCTTCCTCTACGCCACCGCCTTCTGGCCCAAgagctcggcggcggcggcggtggcggcggcggcggcggggccgctgcagctgcagctgccgTCGGCGCTGACGCTGCTGCCGCCGTCGTTCACCTCGCTGTGCCTGCCGGCGCAGAACTGGTGCGCCAAGTGCAACGCCTCCTTCCGCATGACCTCGGACCTGGTGTACCACATGCGCTCCCACCACAAGAAGGAGTACGCGCTGGAGCCCCTCGTGAAGCGGCGCCGCGAGGAGAAGCTCAAGTGCCCCATCTGCAACGAGTCCTTCCGCGAGCGCCACCACCTCTCCCGCCACATGACCTCGCACAACTagcggggacacccccccccaaaccccggGGATaaccccccacccacccacccacccgccGCGGACGGCAGCGGCCGCCCGCCGcgttctttcctttcctttcgATGCACGCATTTTCACTTTccggggaggggcggggagggcggcaggggagaaggagaaggaaaaagaagacgaaagaaagaaagaaagaaaaaaaaaaaaaaaagaataaaagcaccggaaaaaaaaaaaaaacagacgaaggaaaaaaaaagcaaatgacttaaaaaatacattttttaaaatgtcatataTTGCAACATATTGATGCATTTGTCATACGTTTCTACTTAAATTATTAAGCACTTATGGTTTAGatgtaataataattatatGTCGgggtaaatttttattttagatataaAGCTAAAGGCGGGGAGaagcgcggcggggccggcgggggcggcgggccggggtcCTGCATGCACCGGgcgcctcccgcccgcccggcccccgccgctcGCGTCCCTTTTCCTACAGAGTGTCACTTGGTGCCCGTGAAATGGAGTCTCGATAGTTCCGTGTTACCTTTCCTTTTCGGTTcggtttttgggttttggttttggttttggtttttttccttccccctctcgAAAAGATTTATTAAACTTTATAGTTTATCTGGGTATGTTGGATGCTTTGACAATaaatgactttattttcttcaaagcacCTGGACGTTAATCGATGCCGGGGGGGGTGGGCGGTGGGGAGTGGGGCGGCCCCACGGCTGCGGGCCGGGAGCAGTgcccccggccgggccgggctgcggggaaggggggagacCCCGCcgctctcctctctgctctccttcccttctcttcttccttccttcgGCCTCTCTTACATCCTTCTGTCTGTTCATCCTTGGTTTCACTCCGCATTTTATTCACCgtttctttgtctctctttcaTCCTGTCCTTCCCTTCGTTTTCCTTTCGCGTTGTTtcgtttctttctttttgcctttctgtctttccttttttttttgccccgtcttttcctctcttttctctctcctctctatttctccttttcctttttcctttcccgtttccttttcctttgcctttacccttcccctcccagcccctctcgGACCTCTCCTTTGCTCCATGCCACCCCACCCACCTCACCCCTACCAGGAGACTTTATTGAGAGACACgcacccacccccaccccccgggCTGTGCGCGGTCCCCCGCTTGCAGAGTGGGGGGAGCGCGGGCCCTGGCTGTGGGCAGAGCCCCCGGGGGTTGCACAGGGCCCAGAGGAGCCCCCAGCCCGGGGTGTCCTGGGACGGGGAGCGCTCGGGGGGTCCGGGGGTGGATCCCCTCTGCCCCGGTGCATTATTGGGGTGATGGGACCGCAGCCAGGGACACACGGGAGGGCTCAGGAGAGGGGGATCCTCCATGGGCATGGGAGGGGACAGCCGGGTCCTGCGGGCACCACCCGCAGCGGGTGCATTTCGTATCAGACATTTCGTGTATTTTTGGGGTGCAAGGGCGAGCACTAGCCGAGGCAGCGGCGTGGTGATGTGTTGCAAACCCACTTCCACGCACAGGCTGGCGTCACTCTGGCGAGGCGGGTTGCCGGCAGGGAGGATACCCCCCAAGAGGAGGGGTGCGAGGCAGAAGCCCAGGTCAGAgatggggaccccccccggcTTTGTGCGAGCGGGGCTGGGGGTACCACCGCGTCCGCTGCAGCGGGTTTCGGAGTTTGCCGTGAGGTGCCCGGACCCGCTGCAGAGCTTTTACAGCTCTCGGGGAAGCTGGCTGGAGCTTCAACTAGGGCACGCTTAAAAACTCCGCGTACTTGGAGCCTTCTTGTCTCTTCCCGGAAAGAGCCGAGGCTGATCAACCAGCGCTGGCCCTCCCGTACGTCAAAAGAGCACAGAGGGGGGTCCCTGATAGGAAAGTGGCGTCAGAGTCGGGAGGTTTCCCCCCCCGTACGACACGTTTTCCGTTCGGATTACTCCCCGCCACTCGTAGGCTGTGCTGGAATcacgtccccgtccccgtcaTCCCCCCCCAGCTTCCTTCTGATGCCGTTCGCTCCCTCAGCGCACCCCAACCCAGGCGAGCCGCTCTAAACGGCACCTCCCGACTGCCGTTCGCTTGCGGTCAGGAACACGCGTGGCTCCACCTGGCCACAATTAATCGCGGGGGTGAGGCCCTAATTACTCTCCCGGAgtttccccccccaccctcaaTGGCGGTAACATCCCTGCGGCGCTCTGCTCTAAGGTggcccggtgccggtgccggtgccggtgccggtgccggggcACGGGCACGGGCACGGGCACGGGCACGGGCacgggcaccggcaccggcaccggcaccggcaccggcacccgggcaccggcaccggcaccggcaccggcatgggacccccccccccggcggggAGCGCGCTGCCGCGGGCGGCGCAGGCGGGCGGGCACCGCCATCTAGCGGGGCCGCCGGCGGGCCCGGCTCGGCGGGGAGCGtggtgaggtgggggggggggggtcctcggttggggggaggggagggttGCGCGGTGCTCCCGGTTCCTTTTTCGGGGCAGCTCCACTTCCCTAGCAGCCCCGGGGCTGTTTTCGGGGCTCAGAGCCTTCCTTGGAGCCTGGGGGGGCTTAGAAAAGGTGGGGGGGGCAAGTGATgcttccccccgccccttccccgaCCTCATGCATTCACTTCGGTTGTCGGGACCCGGTGCTGttaaagagctgctgcttcGCCTCCTCCGGGTCTGGCCCGTGGGTGAGTATTGCAGGGTCTTGGGCACCTCAGAGCATACAGCATCTCTAAAATTACATCCAAATGCTTCACGGCCTCTccacagcccagcagctgcgTGTGCTTCTGCGGTGGGCTGGGGCCCTgtcctgccctggcagcacccCGCAGCACCCTGCTCTTCCACCCTTCGGTTTCGGCCCTAGCTGCAGGCACAGTGCTAAGTGCCGGGGCTTTGCCCGTGGGCTCTGTCTGGGCTCAGGAGGGTCTGCATGCGTGGTCAGCCCCTTAAAAACATTGTCACACGATGTATGGGTGGTACAGCAGGTACCCTGTGCTACTACTGGTACACAAAACTCACACTGTTCCTCTATGTAAGTACCAAAAATGTACAGGACTTGTGGGCAGGAAAAAGACATTAGACTTTATTTTGGCCATTGAGATCAGAAGGGACAAATAAAAGCCAGCTGATGCTATCTGGACAAGCATGGCATCACATAATAAGGGCAGGCAGCACTCTTGGTCCTGTGTGGTTGGGTATTGTACGAAGGAGGGTGACGAGAGCTTCCCTGGGGCTATCGGGGCTCAGGACTTGGCCACAGCAGGTCCTTCATgctgcaaataataataataattataacaAATGTTGATATTAATGCTGTTACCGGGGTGCAGCAGGCAGGCTTGCAACCACGGTAGTTACTACTTGAAAGCAGATCTGAATTCTGTTCTAATACGTGTCAGTAATGCGCATGGGCAAAACTGtgatttggggggttttttgttcatttttaatacaacaAGCAGCAGTCAGGCAGCCACGGGCAGCAGACCCGCAGCTCGCGAATCCCTGGGCTGAAGCCAAGcgcagctgcctgccctggggccTGATTCTGCCCCTGCCGAAGCCAGTGGGAGCTTTGCCTTTGGCTCCATGAGGCAGCAGGTTCAGCTGTGGATTAGCACCCGTGCGATCGGACACTGGCAGCTGAACTCCCCAGGCTGCACGGATGCAGGCTGAACAGAGCTGCTTTTacccagatttttttccttaggtcTGAACAGAGGTGTCCGAGTGAGTCTTTCACGGGGGTcagtcccctcccagctcccccagaGCATCCCCCCGGCTCACGGTGAGCCCTTGGTGCGATGCCTGTGCGCTGCATTGCAGCCTGAGAGGTTGCCCAAAAATCTCTCTGCTGGGTTTTCTGCTAAGTGTGGAGATGCAAAGCAGTGTACTGGCGTGATGGAGGCATGAAAGTCTGCTGCCTGGTCGGTGACACCATTTGCTGCGGTTGCTCCCGAGGAGGCTGGGCTCCTCTTTGCAAGGTGTGTATCGCTAGTTAACCTGTAATTGGGCAAGCTGTTAAAATTGAGAAAGCAGCTATTAAGATTTCATTGTAATACCCTGCTCTTAAAAATGACTTATTTGGCTGTGGATATcagagaaaagactgaaatagtTTACTCgttttgaaaataataagaGCAATACAGTACTTGTTCTCTACTTTGGAGCCAAAACCAGACCCTGCTGCTAAGGTCTtatttggaggggaaaaagatcTTACCCAGTACAGAAGGTgggtttaaaacaaatacaccCATGGGGAAAGTTTCTGTCAAATATGGTGCTGTTCTGCAAGATGCTGGAGAACACCTGGCTTGCTTTGGATGTTTTaaagagaggggttttttttccacttgttaatatttatttccttatctATTATCCATTACAACAGCTGGACATTGTGCCTGTCAAGGTTTAAGTGTTAACTGGTTGTGTTCTCTTTCCTGTCCCACAGGTGGGAAGAGGGCACAGCTGGCTGGGAGCGCGGCACTGCCTGTCTCCACTCCCTTGCCTCAGCACAGCCCTTGTCTGCAGCGATGCCTATAGAGCTTCACTTACCCCGGGGATGTGCTGGGCACAGACAGCCTGCAGGGTCCCGAGAGGCCTCGCTGTGCAAAAGAGACGCTGGGTGTGTATGGATGTGCACCGACATTCAAATACACCCGCGCTTCCAGAGCAGTTCCCCCTTTGGTACGAGCTGCTTGTCAGAAATCCCTCTGCATTGCTCTGGGGAGGTTTGTGGGTTTGCCTTCTTTTAAGGGGGTCTTGACTGTTGTCAGGGGTGACTGCATGCGCCTGGGGATGCACCAGTGTGTCCTGTGTTGATGGTAAGACTGGGTAAgtgcaggagagctgctgaACGTGGTGTGCGAAGGCTGTGGCACACCTGGGACCAGCCTGTGCCCGTGGCCTGTTGTGTTCAGCGTAATGTCCCTCTTCCAGCCGCACTGTTTACACTGTATTTTGTCTTAATAGACCAAACTAATCCATTAGGGCAGCGGCTGTTTGTCATTGTCCTGcaagcctgctgcctgcctctgcccacAGAAACACAGGGATGCGCTGCAGGGCAAGTTGTGCTCAGGCTCCTCTGAAATGAAGCATCTTGGGGCCTTGGCTCAGCCTTGCCCTTTCCTAGAGCTGCTTGCAGCCGTGGCCTCTCAGGAGCTGCAGCGTGCCAGTCTGGTGTTTTTCCAGTGCTGGGGCTGGCGAGGTGGCTTCTGAGCGACCCTAGTTGCTTTTGTGCCCATGGGGAAGGGGTGCATGTCACCCAGCAGTACCTGGGTTATCATCTTAATTAAATTAAGCCGGTTTAATGCGTGTAATAAcatattctgctttcagctctgcGCAGAGCTGCTCCGGCAGCCAAGGCTCGCACCTTCCCCCAGGAGCGGGCACACTTCCAAGAGAGACGTGGGGTGTGTCCTTGCAGCATGACCTGGGGTCCAGCCACTCCCCAGTCCTGCTGCAGGTGAGTCTCCTTTGCGCCACAAATCCTTATTGCAAAGACTTTTTTGCAAGCTCCTGGGGTGGCGTGGTGTGCATttccccagggagcagctggcCCCAGGGCACCCTTTGCCTGCACGAGTACAGGGACACAGTGTCGCTCTGCAGTCCCCTGAGAGGTTGAATCCAGCGTGCTATTACTCTGCTAATACTGTGAAATAAATCTTCTtgtgagtgaaaaaaaaacaagagatgTGTTGAAAGCCTGGTGTACTTTCCCCGTGAGACTGTCTGGTAGGGTGCTGCTGTAGCCTGGCACGGTTTGGCTGGGGTTCCCCATACCCACACACATACGTGCTGTGGGAACCAGGGTTGGTTCCTATAAGCACAGGGCTGGCGGAGTGTGTGGCGGCTCGGGTATGGCCAGGGCTACAGCTTCACACACAAGCTCGCTGAACAGAGCTTTGCTGGCTTGTTTTAAGTCTTGTCACATTTTGCCTTGCATGTTTTTAAGGGGCAATTAAAACAGTGCTGGGCTGGCATTTGGAGGGGGGAGTGTTCCTGCCATGGCAGATGTGCTgaccgacaccccccccccccctttccccctcaTTGCAAACTTCACTGACACGAAACCACAAGCACCTTGCCACAGTGGGCGCTTAACTCCCAAAGTCGGAAATGTATACTCTGTGACCTTTACATGCTTTTATGGAACTTGGCCTGTGGTTTGTGGTTTGCTTTTGGATCAGAGCTGCAAATAGTTGCACGCAGGTAAAGCAACTGTATAAAAGCTGACTTCAGGACAGAGCCAGCTGAGGATCTCACTAGTGTGGTGACATCCTCCTGGCCTGGGACGCTTGACTGTATGATGCCACCAGTTGCCTTAATTGCCATCTTGCGTGTTACCTGTATCATCATTGCTCTTCTTACTATTAAGTTCATAACTGCTTTTACCTATGATTATTTGAATAGACCTAGATCTGTCAGAACTAACAAGAGTAAGCATTAGCGAGTATTTAGATGCTTAATGAAGCGTACATATATTGCATATATTGGTAATTCCAATATTTGATCGGTTTAATTCTCTTTCTACTGGAGCCCAACGGGTACTTTTCTTTTATCTCCTGTTTTCAAACGTCATCCTATGGACATTGGCCAGGTACTGTACGTATACC from Aquila chrysaetos chrysaetos chromosome 1, bAquChr1.4, whole genome shotgun sequence harbors:
- the PRDM8 gene encoding LOW QUALITY PROTEIN: PR domain zinc finger protein 8 (The sequence of the model RefSeq protein was modified relative to this genomic sequence to represent the inferred CDS: deleted 2 bases in 2 codons), which codes for MEDAGVQRGIWDGDAKTVQQCLTDIFTSVYTTCDIPENAIFGPCVLSHTSLYDSIAFIALKSTDKRTVPYIFRVDTSAANGSSEGLMWLRLVQSAREREEQNLEAYIKSGQLFYRSLRRIAKDEELLVWYGKELTELLLLSPARAPARSNGSPPFACPECSQRFQFELPFAAHLRFRCPKRLHGPDTGPAAEAPGGKEAAGGKEQEAGKYCKPGGPLHHPFPGADGGSAAASTKPSTDFHNLARELENSRGGHGGSPGRPAPPEGGPEAAAGKAKRRYPEEEERGPGAAARGRFPAERPGLPSAPKEEPVCAPQQQYRAAGSYCGLEEGGRLFAPPSPETGEAKRSAFVEVKKAARGPEPDGGGGPEEGQERASPAAPGAGGGEPGLCPRGGPGGPLAARLEGGSPARGSAFTTVPQLGGGPGGGAEERKSAFSQPARSFPHVPPLVLGQKLGGLGEPCPDGAAAPARLYAAEALAVKLPGGGEAAGGGGGGGGGGGGGGGGGGAAGGGLPKQSPFLYATAFWPKSSAAAAVAAAAAGPLQLQLPSALTLLPPSFTSLCLPAQNWCAKCNASFRMTSDLVYHMRSHHKKEYALEPLVKRRREEKLKCPICNESFRERHHLSRHMTSHN